The proteins below are encoded in one region of Aeromonas veronii:
- the cadC gene encoding lysine decarboxylation/transport transcriptional activator CadC → MSESVFEIHDWTLRVDDNMLCRPEREVYLEPRLVNLLRFLASHAGTVFCRDTLINEVWAGAVVTDQVVTQSIFELRKILKDGRHDAAEYIVTVPKRGYKLVAPVRPLQVLSVVVAEPESAACPEIIPTGADSGPPADEQGKTPFPAGPLTRAISTHARDSRSRRRMLGFDLFVVVLLITVVSLLSYQHAAPRVHSMLDPELLVFRFHTGMDGTNENVRLADGITRALMGEVAAATPLRVQYGATNLLGGIRPGKELSVRVSRQPGGTYLDLEYRNLNTSRVLFSHQYLLSRHNVHGVLQASSQDLLRVLARPDASPGAGWPTDDGALMALMEAHYYTNKQDQAALGRGVELLDASLALQPDQPLLLAERYLAGEALATLSGQPQSEREQQIGVHLAEVAQGGAVLPARVWEALALQAILAGQQQQANRLLAHAASRGRTVLYHILRGKLAELDGSPDLAGDAYSQAFLMEATEQTYLLCQRLGFYSNMETLAPVLFNTLGQSKVKLF, encoded by the coding sequence ATGAGCGAATCGGTTTTTGAAATCCATGACTGGACCCTGAGGGTCGATGACAACATGCTGTGCCGCCCCGAGCGGGAGGTCTACCTCGAGCCCAGGCTGGTCAATCTGTTGCGGTTTCTGGCGAGCCATGCCGGCACCGTCTTCTGCCGTGACACCTTGATCAACGAGGTGTGGGCCGGTGCCGTGGTGACCGATCAGGTGGTGACCCAGTCCATCTTCGAGTTGCGCAAGATCCTGAAGGATGGTCGCCACGATGCCGCCGAGTACATCGTCACCGTGCCCAAGCGGGGTTACAAGCTGGTGGCGCCGGTGCGCCCGTTGCAGGTGCTCTCCGTGGTGGTGGCGGAGCCCGAGAGCGCAGCCTGTCCCGAGATCATCCCCACCGGGGCAGACTCCGGCCCCCCCGCCGATGAGCAGGGCAAGACCCCTTTCCCCGCCGGTCCCCTGACCCGCGCCATCTCGACCCACGCCAGAGACAGCCGCAGCCGCCGCCGGATGCTGGGATTCGATCTCTTCGTGGTGGTTCTGCTTATCACCGTCGTCAGCCTGCTCAGCTACCAGCACGCTGCCCCCCGGGTGCATTCCATGCTGGATCCCGAATTGCTGGTGTTCCGTTTTCACACCGGCATGGACGGCACCAACGAGAACGTGCGTCTCGCCGACGGCATCACCCGTGCCCTGATGGGGGAGGTGGCGGCCGCCACCCCGCTGCGGGTGCAATACGGCGCCACCAACCTGCTGGGGGGGATCCGTCCCGGCAAGGAGCTGAGTGTGCGGGTCTCCCGCCAGCCGGGGGGCACCTATCTGGATCTGGAATACCGCAACCTCAACACCAGCCGGGTGTTGTTCAGCCACCAGTACCTGCTCAGTCGCCACAATGTGCACGGGGTGCTGCAGGCGAGCAGTCAGGATCTGTTGCGGGTGCTGGCGCGGCCGGATGCCTCCCCGGGAGCGGGCTGGCCCACGGATGACGGGGCGCTGATGGCGCTGATGGAGGCTCACTACTACACCAACAAGCAGGATCAGGCGGCTCTCGGACGCGGTGTCGAGTTGCTCGATGCCTCCCTGGCATTGCAGCCGGATCAGCCGCTGCTGCTGGCGGAGCGCTATCTGGCGGGGGAGGCGCTGGCGACGCTGTCCGGTCAGCCCCAGAGCGAGCGAGAGCAGCAGATTGGCGTCCATCTGGCCGAGGTGGCGCAGGGCGGGGCCGTGTTGCCCGCCCGGGTGTGGGAGGCGCTGGCCCTGCAGGCCATACTGGCAGGCCAGCAGCAGCAGGCGAACCGCTTGCTGGCCCATGCCGCCAGCCGTGGCCGCACCGTGCTCTATCACATCTTGCGTGGCAAGCTGGCGGAGCTGGACGGCAGTCCCGACCTGGCGGGGGATGCCTACAGCCAGGCCTTCCTGATGGAGGCGACCGAACAGACCTATCTGCTGTGCCAGCGTCTGGGTTTCTACAGCAATATGGAGACCCTGGCCCCCGTGCTGTTCAACACCCTGGGACAGAGCAAGGTCAAGCTGTTCTGA
- a CDS encoding HAAAP family serine/threonine permease, with product MSDMNIAVEGNITRPASSRGINKADVVWMLGLYGTAIGAGVLFLPINAGVGGLWPLVAMLILALPLTFFAHRGLTRFVLSGSTRDGDITEVVEEHFGKTAGKFITLLYFFAIYPILLMYSVAITNTVESLMVHQLGMTAPPRAILSLVLILGLMAIVRLGGQVIVKAMSVLVFPFVVTLMGLALYLVPHWNGAIITEAPALSDAFNGDFIKTLWLAIPVMVFSFNHSPIISSFAVDNKGRYGEGAEKKCSNILLGAHVMMVMTVMFFVFSCVLSLSPADLAAAKEQNISILSYLANHFDNPVIATVAPLIAMVAISKSFLGHYLGAQEGMNGLMAKSLREKGKNVDVKQLNKVTAVFMILTTWAIATINPSILGMIEDLGGPIIAMLLFLMPMYAIAKVPAMRKYAGNLSNGFVTLIGLIAMSGIIYKLIA from the coding sequence ATGTCTGACATGAACATTGCAGTAGAAGGCAACATAACCCGTCCTGCCTCTTCCCGTGGCATCAACAAGGCCGATGTGGTCTGGATGCTGGGCCTGTACGGTACCGCCATCGGTGCCGGTGTGCTCTTCCTGCCGATCAACGCCGGTGTCGGTGGCCTGTGGCCGCTGGTGGCCATGCTGATCCTGGCCCTGCCGCTCACCTTCTTCGCCCACCGTGGCCTGACCCGCTTCGTGCTGTCCGGCTCCACCCGTGATGGCGACATCACCGAGGTGGTGGAAGAGCACTTTGGCAAGACCGCGGGCAAGTTCATCACCCTGCTCTACTTCTTCGCCATCTACCCGATCCTGCTGATGTACTCCGTGGCCATCACCAACACGGTGGAGAGCCTGATGGTGCACCAGCTGGGCATGACGGCGCCCCCCCGTGCCATTCTCTCCCTGGTGCTGATCCTGGGCCTGATGGCGATCGTGCGCCTCGGCGGCCAGGTGATCGTCAAGGCGATGAGCGTGCTGGTGTTCCCCTTCGTGGTCACCCTGATGGGCCTGGCACTCTACTTGGTTCCCCACTGGAACGGTGCCATCATCACCGAAGCGCCGGCCCTGTCCGACGCCTTCAACGGTGACTTCATCAAGACCCTGTGGCTGGCCATTCCGGTGATGGTGTTCTCCTTCAACCACTCGCCGATCATCTCCTCCTTCGCGGTGGACAACAAAGGTCGCTACGGTGAAGGGGCCGAGAAGAAGTGCAGCAACATCCTGCTGGGCGCCCACGTCATGATGGTCATGACCGTAATGTTCTTCGTGTTCAGCTGCGTGCTGAGCCTCTCCCCGGCGGATCTGGCGGCGGCCAAGGAGCAGAACATCTCCATCCTCTCCTACCTGGCCAACCACTTCGACAACCCGGTGATCGCTACCGTGGCACCGCTCATCGCCATGGTCGCCATCAGCAAGTCCTTCCTGGGTCACTACCTGGGGGCACAAGAGGGCATGAACGGCCTGATGGCCAAGTCCCTTCGCGAGAAGGGCAAGAATGTCGACGTCAAGCAACTGAACAAGGTCACCGCGGTCTTCATGATCCTGACCACCTGGGCCATCGCCACCATCAACCCGAGCATCCTCGGCATGATCGAAGACCTGGGCGGCCCCATCATCGCCATGCTGCTGTTCCTGATGCCGATGTACGCCATCGCCAAGGTGCCCGCCATGCGTAAATACGCCGGCAACCTCAGCAACGGTTTCGTCACCCTGATCGGCCTCATCGCCATGTCCGGCATCATCTACAAGCTGATTGCCTGA
- the cadB gene encoding cadaverine/lysine antiporter, which yields MSLDTSKKIGLIACTGVVAGNMMGSGIALLPSALATIGSISVFSWAICLVGAMGLAFVFARLATKNPQEGGPIAYAGEISPVFGFQTGVLYYHANWIGNLAIAITGVSYLSVFFPILNDPIPAAVATIAAVWVFTLVNLLGGSWVSRLCTLGLVLILLPVVGTALLGWDHFDVNVYRQNWNTTSGSDVHAVISAVLICLWSFVGVESAAVSSGMVKDPKRTVPLATMLGTAIAGVIYILSTQVISGMFPAGEVAASGAPFAMASSAIFGDWSAPFVSAFTALACFTSLGSWMMLVGEAGKRAAHDGNFPKVYGELDKNGVAKKGLILGSLKMTALMVVLTAFTSQSAHAADLFNVLTTDAVLLTMLPYFYSSINLIRFEGMTSRSMGAMTFSGIACVFCLVALMGAKGSNLTATFVVSLIILMFYAKKQGLRQHDAQLSEQTSH from the coding sequence ATGTCCCTAGATACGAGCAAGAAGATCGGCCTCATCGCCTGTACAGGTGTGGTGGCCGGCAACATGATGGGGAGCGGCATTGCCCTGCTGCCTTCCGCCCTCGCCACCATAGGTTCCATTTCCGTGTTCAGCTGGGCCATCTGCCTGGTGGGGGCCATGGGGCTGGCCTTCGTGTTCGCCCGCCTCGCCACCAAGAACCCGCAAGAGGGTGGCCCCATCGCCTATGCCGGCGAGATCTCCCCGGTGTTCGGCTTCCAGACCGGCGTGCTTTATTACCACGCGAACTGGATAGGCAACCTGGCCATCGCCATCACGGGGGTCTCCTACCTCTCCGTCTTCTTCCCCATCCTCAATGACCCCATCCCGGCGGCCGTGGCCACCATAGCCGCAGTCTGGGTCTTCACTCTGGTCAACCTGCTCGGCGGCAGCTGGGTGAGCCGGCTCTGTACCCTTGGCCTGGTGCTGATCCTGCTGCCGGTGGTGGGCACGGCCCTGCTCGGCTGGGATCACTTCGACGTGAACGTCTATCGCCAGAACTGGAACACCACCAGTGGCAGCGACGTCCATGCGGTCATCAGCGCCGTGCTGATCTGCCTCTGGTCCTTCGTCGGGGTCGAATCCGCCGCCGTCTCCTCCGGTATGGTGAAGGATCCCAAGCGCACCGTGCCGCTGGCTACCATGCTGGGCACCGCCATCGCCGGCGTCATCTACATCCTCTCCACCCAGGTGATCAGCGGCATGTTCCCGGCCGGTGAAGTAGCTGCCTCCGGCGCGCCCTTCGCCATGGCCTCCTCCGCCATCTTCGGTGACTGGTCCGCCCCCTTCGTCTCCGCCTTCACCGCCCTGGCCTGCTTCACCTCGCTGGGTTCCTGGATGATGCTGGTGGGGGAGGCGGGCAAGCGCGCCGCCCACGACGGCAACTTCCCGAAGGTCTACGGTGAACTGGACAAGAACGGGGTGGCCAAGAAGGGGCTGATCCTGGGCTCCCTCAAGATGACGGCGCTGATGGTGGTGCTGACCGCGTTCACCTCCCAGTCCGCCCATGCCGCCGACTTGTTCAACGTGCTGACCACGGATGCGGTGCTGCTGACCATGCTGCCCTACTTCTACTCCAGCATTAATCTCATCCGCTTCGAGGGCATGACGTCCCGCAGCATGGGGGCCATGACCTTCTCCGGCATCGCCTGCGTGTTCTGCCTGGTGGCGCTGATGGGGGCCAAGGGCTCCAATCTTACCGCCACCTTCGTGGTCTCGCTCATCATCCTGATGTTCTACGCCAAGAAGCAGGGTCTGCGTCAGCACGACGCCCAGCTCAGCGAACAGACCAGCCACTAA
- a CDS encoding LysR family transcriptional regulator, with translation MTITRSDLAELAVFAAVARHRSFSKAALELGVSASAISHSLKGLEHRLGTRLLNRSTRAVVPTDAGERLLGQLLPTLGRLEEALCELTRHSDEPIGHLKICGPKAAIQELLAPVLIDYLVRYPRMRVEVVEMELMPRLIEDGYDAALFYGDLLPKEMVAVPLGAQHRYLVVGSPAYLAARGIPRHPSELSQHDCIGYRLTPHHHYRWAFAADDKLLEIEVSGPLTTSTPALYLGAAEAGLGLAYCLEEEVSEALADGRLQSVLDDWSPSFAGFNLFYPSRHQLGSGLRALIDMLKAYHRLR, from the coding sequence ATGACTATTACCCGCTCCGATCTCGCCGAACTGGCGGTGTTTGCCGCCGTCGCCCGCCATCGCAGTTTCAGCAAGGCCGCCCTCGAACTCGGGGTCTCCGCCTCGGCGATCAGCCACAGTCTGAAGGGATTGGAGCACCGTCTGGGGACCCGGCTGCTCAATCGCAGCACCCGGGCCGTGGTACCGACCGATGCGGGGGAACGGCTGCTGGGGCAGTTGCTGCCCACGCTGGGCAGGCTGGAGGAGGCACTTTGCGAACTCACCCGCCACAGTGACGAGCCCATCGGCCATCTGAAGATCTGCGGGCCCAAGGCCGCCATTCAGGAGCTGCTCGCCCCCGTGCTCATCGACTATCTGGTGCGCTACCCGCGCATGCGGGTGGAAGTCGTGGAGATGGAGCTGATGCCCCGTCTCATCGAGGATGGCTATGACGCCGCCCTCTTCTATGGGGACTTGCTGCCAAAAGAGATGGTGGCCGTGCCGCTGGGAGCCCAGCATCGCTACCTGGTGGTGGGCTCCCCAGCCTATCTGGCGGCCCGCGGCATTCCCCGCCATCCGAGCGAGCTGAGCCAGCACGACTGCATCGGCTATCGCCTCACTCCTCACCACCACTATCGCTGGGCCTTCGCCGCCGATGACAAGTTGCTGGAGATAGAGGTGAGCGGGCCCCTGACCACCAGCACCCCGGCGCTCTATCTGGGGGCGGCCGAGGCGGGGCTGGGGCTGGCCTACTGTCTGGAGGAGGAGGTGAGCGAGGCGCTGGCCGACGGGAGGCTGCAGAGCGTGCTGGACGACTGGAGCCCGAGTTTTGCCGGATTCAACCTCTTCTATCCCAGCCGGCATCAGCTGGGCAGCGGGCTGCGAGCCCTGATCGACATGTTGAAGGCGTACCACAGGCTTCGCTGA
- the accA gene encoding acetyl-CoA carboxylase carboxyl transferase subunit alpha: MSLFLDFEQPIAELQAQIDELRHVSEHNNAVDLSEDIRRLEKKNEELTKKIFGDLGAWQVSQMARHPQRPYTLDYIEQIFTDFDELAGDRAYADDKAIVGGIARLDGEPVMIIGHQKGRETKEKIKRNFGMPRPEGYRKALRLMEMAERFKMPIITFIDTPGAYPGVGAEERGQSEAIARNLKVMAGLTVPVVCTVIGEGGSGGALAIGVGDRVNMLQYSTYSVISPEGCASILWKSADKAPVAADAMGITAQRLKELKLIDHIVQEPLGGAHRDVEQMAKSLKTRIKQDLDALRPLDSEQLLEQRYQRLLGYGYC; this comes from the coding sequence ATGAGTCTTTTTCTGGATTTTGAACAGCCGATCGCCGAATTGCAGGCACAGATCGATGAACTTCGCCATGTGAGCGAGCATAACAATGCCGTGGACTTGAGCGAGGACATTCGCCGGCTGGAGAAGAAAAACGAAGAGCTGACCAAGAAGATCTTCGGCGATCTGGGGGCCTGGCAGGTATCCCAGATGGCACGTCATCCCCAGCGCCCTTACACCCTCGACTACATCGAGCAGATCTTCACCGATTTTGACGAACTGGCGGGCGATCGCGCCTATGCCGATGACAAGGCCATCGTCGGCGGTATCGCCCGTCTCGACGGCGAGCCGGTGATGATCATCGGTCACCAGAAGGGTCGCGAGACCAAGGAGAAGATCAAGCGCAACTTCGGCATGCCGCGCCCGGAAGGGTACCGCAAAGCCCTGCGCCTGATGGAGATGGCCGAGCGCTTCAAGATGCCGATCATCACCTTCATCGACACCCCGGGCGCCTACCCTGGCGTGGGGGCCGAGGAGCGTGGCCAGTCCGAGGCCATTGCCCGCAACCTGAAGGTCATGGCCGGTCTGACCGTGCCCGTGGTCTGCACCGTCATCGGTGAAGGTGGCTCAGGCGGCGCCCTGGCTATCGGCGTCGGCGATCGGGTCAACATGCTGCAGTACTCCACCTACTCCGTCATCTCGCCGGAAGGGTGCGCCTCCATCCTGTGGAAGAGCGCTGACAAGGCACCGGTGGCCGCCGATGCCATGGGCATCACCGCCCAGCGTCTGAAGGAGCTCAAGCTCATTGACCATATCGTCCAGGAGCCCCTCGGTGGCGCCCACCGGGATGTGGAGCAGATGGCCAAGAGCCTCAAGACCCGTATCAAGCAGGATCTGGACGCCCTGCGTCCGCTCGACAGCGAGCAACTGCTGGAGCAGCGCTACCAGCGTCTGCTGGGTTACGGCTACTGCTAA
- a CDS encoding MATE family efflux transporter has product MSAYIRLRQRAMTRRFWGYALPSILAMLVSGAYYLVDGIFVGHYVGAAGLAGINLVYPVIMVLIGLAAMIAMGAATLISFQQGARNLALARQGLVNALWLLILLGVVAPLLLHGWHTDILLILGIEQGTDTWQQASDYLSWIGGGTLLLAGNLAVPYLLRNDGRPRLAMVLVSGGAVLNILLNYIMVGRLGLGLTGTAQATLMAEGVVCLLGIGYFFTPHARLRLSWRQLLPKVPAMPSLLFTGLPSLIAQFNLGLLLMLHNSQLMVHGSVKDLAGFTVAGYTEAVFIVVLQGLAFGIQPLVSQATGAGRHRDLKFLMEMGLKITLIYGMLVWLLIQLLPRQVAMLYTGEQDPELLAAAMGSLTLNLGAIPLEGIIMFGIVLLQAMARTRQALFISIAKTLVLLPLIFLLPLWWGRDGVLLAQPATVLLLAPPVCWLLWREWQTLAKACAPRARHRPSPQAALLARRAS; this is encoded by the coding sequence ATGTCCGCCTACATCCGTCTGCGTCAACGGGCCATGACCCGCCGCTTCTGGGGCTACGCCCTCCCCTCCATCCTCGCCATGCTGGTGTCCGGCGCCTATTACCTGGTGGACGGCATCTTCGTCGGCCACTACGTGGGGGCCGCGGGCCTTGCCGGCATCAACCTGGTCTACCCCGTCATCATGGTGCTCATCGGCCTCGCCGCCATGATCGCCATGGGGGCGGCGACCCTCATCTCCTTCCAGCAGGGGGCCAGGAATCTCGCGCTGGCGCGCCAGGGGCTGGTCAACGCCCTCTGGCTGCTGATCCTGCTCGGGGTGGTGGCTCCCCTGCTGCTGCACGGCTGGCACACCGACATTCTGCTCATCCTCGGCATCGAGCAGGGCACCGACACCTGGCAACAGGCCAGCGACTATCTCAGCTGGATCGGCGGCGGCACCCTGCTGCTCGCCGGCAACCTCGCCGTGCCCTATCTGCTTCGCAACGACGGCCGCCCCCGCCTCGCCATGGTGCTGGTGAGCGGCGGCGCCGTGCTCAACATTCTGCTCAACTACATCATGGTCGGTCGACTCGGCCTGGGTCTGACGGGCACCGCCCAGGCGACCCTGATGGCAGAAGGGGTCGTCTGCCTGCTGGGGATAGGCTACTTCTTCACCCCTCATGCGCGGTTGCGCCTCAGCTGGCGCCAACTGTTGCCCAAGGTCCCGGCCATGCCGAGCCTGCTGTTCACCGGCCTGCCGAGCCTCATCGCCCAGTTCAACCTGGGGCTCTTGCTGATGCTGCACAACAGCCAGCTGATGGTGCACGGCTCGGTCAAGGATCTGGCGGGCTTCACCGTGGCCGGCTACACCGAGGCAGTGTTCATCGTGGTGCTGCAGGGGCTCGCCTTCGGCATTCAACCCCTGGTCAGCCAGGCAACGGGGGCCGGTCGTCACCGGGATCTCAAGTTTCTGATGGAGATGGGGCTCAAGATCACGCTCATCTACGGCATGCTGGTCTGGCTGTTGATCCAGCTGCTGCCCCGCCAGGTGGCCATGCTCTATACCGGTGAGCAGGATCCCGAGCTGCTGGCCGCCGCCATGGGCAGCCTGACCCTCAACCTCGGCGCCATTCCGCTGGAGGGGATCATCATGTTCGGTATCGTGCTGCTGCAGGCCATGGCCCGCACCCGCCAGGCCCTGTTCATCTCCATCGCCAAGACCCTGGTGCTGCTGCCGCTCATCTTCCTGCTGCCGCTCTGGTGGGGGCGCGACGGCGTGCTGCTGGCCCAGCCCGCGACCGTACTGCTGCTGGCCCCGCCAGTGTGCTGGCTGCTGTGGCGGGAGTGGCAGACCCTGGCGAAGGCCTGTGCCCCCCGCGCACGCCACCGCCCCTCGCCGCAGGCGGCCCTGCTGGCCCGCCGCGCAAGTTGA
- the pdxY gene encoding pyridoxal kinase PdxY — protein sequence MKRVLSLQSHVVFGCAGNSAAVFPMRRMGIEVWPVNTVQFSNHTQYREGWQGMRMPDGHIGELMTGLADIGVLGQCDGILSGYLGSPEQGEEVLAAVAQLKALNPDALYFCDPVMGDPDKGCVVAPGVATFFRTQALAVADMLAPNLLELERLTGRVINTLEEALAACEALRAQGPRLVMVKHLGRAAVHPDRFEMVLVCDQGAFHLSRPLYPFERQPIGVGDLLSATMLANLLSGCDPVTAFERTNASVDGVLACTWRARASELQLVAAQVALAAPQVLTRATRL from the coding sequence ATGAAACGAGTGTTATCGCTCCAGTCCCACGTGGTGTTCGGCTGCGCCGGCAACAGCGCCGCCGTCTTTCCCATGCGGCGAATGGGCATAGAGGTATGGCCCGTCAACACGGTGCAATTTTCCAATCACACCCAGTATCGTGAAGGGTGGCAGGGGATGCGGATGCCGGACGGCCACATCGGCGAGCTGATGACGGGCCTCGCCGATATCGGTGTGCTGGGGCAGTGCGACGGGATCCTGAGCGGCTATCTCGGTTCCCCCGAGCAGGGGGAGGAGGTATTGGCGGCGGTGGCGCAGCTCAAGGCCCTCAACCCCGATGCCCTCTATTTCTGTGACCCCGTCATGGGAGATCCGGACAAGGGGTGTGTGGTGGCGCCCGGTGTCGCGACCTTCTTCAGGACGCAGGCCCTGGCCGTGGCCGACATGCTGGCTCCCAACCTGCTGGAGCTGGAGCGGCTCACCGGCCGGGTCATCAACACCCTTGAGGAGGCGTTGGCCGCCTGTGAGGCGCTAAGAGCACAGGGGCCCAGGCTGGTGATGGTCAAACACCTGGGACGGGCGGCCGTCCATCCCGATCGGTTCGAGATGGTGCTGGTGTGCGATCAGGGCGCTTTTCATCTCTCCCGCCCCCTCTATCCTTTCGAGCGTCAGCCCATCGGAGTCGGCGATCTGCTGAGCGCCACCATGCTGGCCAATCTGCTGTCGGGCTGCGATCCCGTGACCGCATTCGAGCGCACCAACGCCAGTGTGGACGGGGTGCTGGCCTGCACCTGGCGGGCGCGGGCCAGCGAATTGCAGCTGGTAGCGGCTCAGGTCGCGCTGGCCGCGCCCCAGGTTCTCACCCGCGCCACCCGGTTATGA
- a CDS encoding lysine decarboxylase CadA, with the protein MNIIAILNHLGVFFKEEPIRQLQASLERKGFEVVYPVDVADLLKLIEKNPRVCGAIFDWDKYSLGLCKEIHDRNEKLPIFAFANDQSTLDIHLTDLRLNVHFFEYRLGMADDIALKMGQATEAYQDAILPPFTKALFKYVEEGKYTFCTPGHMGGTAFQMSPAGSIFYDFYGPNAFKADVSISMPELGSLLDHTGPHKEAEEYIARTFNADRSYIVTNGTSTANKIVGMFSAPAGSTVLVDRNCHKSLTHLMMMNDVTPIYFRPTRNAYGILGGIPQSEFSRETIAAKVAATPGAQAPRYAVVTNSTYDGLLYNTGFIKETLDTPYIHFDSAWVPYTNFSPIYEGKCGMSGDAIPGKVVYETQSTHKLLAAFSQASMIHIKGEVEEETFNEAFMMHTSTSPQYGIVASTEISAAMMRGNTGKRLIKDSIDRAISFRKEIKRLREQSEGWFFDVWQPDHIDGAECWKLDPKDDWHGFKEIDDDHMYLDPIKVTLLTPGMGRDGQLLENGLPASLVAKFLDERGIVVEKTGPYNLLFLFSIGIDQSKAMQLLRALTEFKRSYDLNLTIKSMLPELYREDPGFYEGMRIQELAQRIHELTRKYRLPELMFKAFDVLPEMKMTPHLAWQQELAGNVVEVPLRDMVDRISANMILPYPPGVPLVLPGEMVTQDSLPVLEFLEMLCEIGAHYPGFETDIHGLYRQTDGSYTVKVLR; encoded by the coding sequence ATGAATATCATTGCCATCCTCAACCACCTGGGCGTCTTCTTCAAAGAAGAGCCGATCCGCCAGTTGCAAGCCTCCCTCGAGCGCAAGGGCTTCGAGGTCGTCTACCCGGTCGACGTGGCCGATCTGCTCAAGCTCATCGAGAAGAACCCCCGCGTCTGCGGCGCCATCTTCGACTGGGACAAGTATTCCCTGGGCCTGTGCAAGGAGATCCACGATCGCAACGAGAAGCTGCCGATCTTCGCCTTCGCCAACGACCAGTCCACCCTGGACATCCACCTGACCGATCTGCGCCTGAACGTGCACTTCTTCGAGTACCGCCTCGGCATGGCCGACGACATCGCCCTCAAGATGGGGCAGGCCACAGAGGCGTATCAGGACGCCATCCTGCCTCCCTTCACCAAGGCGCTGTTCAAGTACGTGGAAGAGGGCAAATACACCTTCTGCACCCCGGGTCACATGGGCGGCACCGCCTTCCAGATGAGCCCGGCCGGCAGCATCTTCTATGACTTCTACGGCCCCAACGCCTTCAAGGCGGACGTCTCCATCTCCATGCCGGAGCTCGGCTCCCTGCTGGATCACACCGGTCCCCACAAGGAGGCCGAGGAGTACATCGCCCGTACCTTCAACGCGGATCGCTCCTACATCGTCACCAACGGCACCTCCACCGCCAACAAGATAGTCGGCATGTTCTCGGCGCCGGCAGGCAGCACAGTGCTGGTGGATCGCAACTGCCACAAGTCCCTCACCCATCTGATGATGATGAACGACGTGACCCCGATCTACTTCCGCCCGACCCGCAACGCCTACGGCATCCTGGGGGGGATCCCGCAGAGCGAGTTCAGCCGCGAGACCATCGCCGCGAAGGTGGCTGCGACCCCGGGGGCCCAGGCACCGCGCTACGCCGTGGTGACCAACTCCACCTACGACGGCCTGCTCTACAACACGGGTTTCATCAAAGAGACCCTGGACACCCCCTACATCCACTTCGACAGCGCCTGGGTGCCCTACACCAACTTCAGCCCCATCTATGAGGGCAAGTGCGGCATGAGCGGCGACGCCATCCCGGGCAAGGTGGTCTACGAGACCCAGTCCACCCACAAGCTGCTGGCGGCCTTCTCCCAGGCCTCGATGATCCACATCAAGGGGGAAGTGGAGGAGGAGACCTTCAACGAAGCCTTCATGATGCACACCTCCACTTCGCCCCAGTACGGCATCGTGGCCTCCACCGAGATCTCCGCCGCCATGATGCGGGGCAACACCGGCAAGCGGTTGATCAAGGATTCCATCGATCGCGCCATCTCCTTCCGCAAGGAGATAAAGCGACTGCGGGAGCAGAGCGAGGGCTGGTTCTTCGACGTCTGGCAGCCGGATCACATCGACGGCGCCGAGTGCTGGAAGCTGGATCCCAAGGATGACTGGCATGGCTTCAAGGAGATCGATGACGACCACATGTACCTGGATCCCATCAAGGTCACCCTGCTGACCCCGGGCATGGGGCGCGATGGCCAGTTGCTGGAGAACGGTCTGCCGGCCTCCCTGGTGGCCAAGTTCCTGGACGAGCGCGGCATCGTGGTGGAGAAGACAGGCCCCTACAACCTGCTGTTCCTCTTCTCCATCGGCATCGATCAGTCCAAGGCGATGCAGCTGCTGCGCGCCCTGACCGAGTTCAAACGCAGCTATGACTTGAACCTCACCATCAAGAGCATGCTGCCGGAACTCTACCGCGAGGATCCCGGCTTCTATGAAGGCATGCGAATCCAGGAGCTGGCCCAGCGCATTCACGAGCTGACCCGAAAATACCGTCTGCCGGAGCTGATGTTCAAGGCGTTCGACGTGCTGCCGGAGATGAAGATGACCCCGCACCTCGCCTGGCAGCAGGAGCTGGCCGGCAACGTGGTGGAGGTGCCGCTGCGCGACATGGTGGACCGGATCAGCGCCAACATGATCCTGCCCTACCCGCCGGGAGTGCCCCTGGTGCTGCCGGGCGAGATGGTGACCCAGGATTCCCTGCCGGTGCTCGAGTTCCTCGAGATGTTGTGCGAGATCGGCGCCCACTACCCGGGCTTCGAGACCGACATCCACGGTCTCTATCGCCAGACCGATGGCAGCTACACCGTCAAGGTACTGCGCTGA